In one window of Prevotella fusca JCM 17724 DNA:
- the mrdA gene encoding penicillin-binding protein 2 — translation MKNYDLEKRRLVLSAVAIGIVVIYIIRLFALQIASDDYRKSADSNAFLKKIEFPSRGSITDRKGKLLVYNQPAYDIMVVTNEMAGHLDTLEFCKALNITKADFINRMVNLKDRNKNPGYSRFTQQLFLSQLSDKDFSAFQEKLYRFPGFYIQKRSVRQYQRPIAAHVLGDVAEVSQSDVEEDDYYQPGDYIGKMGVEREYEKDLRGVKGVQILLRDAHGQIQGRYQNGKYDQRPHPGRDVQLGIDADLQELGERLMEGKLGAVVAIEPKTGQVLAMVSSPTFDPRSMIGKMRGKYQHDMTLDPAKPLLNRAIMGQYPPGSTFKTGQAVTYYTEGIVSDSTRYPCHHGFNFKGLHVGCHSHGAPIALVPSISTSCNSYFCWGLYHMLSNRKKYKTLEDAMDVWRDYMVSMGFGYKLGIDLPGEKRGMIPNAKFYDNAFKKWNPLSVISISIGQGEVNLTPLQIANLGATIANRGYYITPHVVRHVQGKKLDKKYLEQHRTKGSVRSYQEVVAGMVSSVRGGTCAHAVHPGYSLAGKTGTAQNRGKDHSVFMGFAPVDTPKIAIAVYVENGGFGAEFGVPIGSLMIEQYINGMLTDGDAARATAIQKRHISYPFKRPMSRTDSLRLDSIKRVNIIRDSLKKVREKQDQAEAERVKEAQARKDAEEKEKKRQPQNEPAIRVEPEKLIKPEKKAKDKGGDKKEKEKEKNKDTRKENKEKPKVKEKPKEQPKGKPKEQPKAKPKEQVKEKPKEQPKVKPKEQVKNKPKEQPKEKSKVQTKDKQKSKETVKRAK, via the coding sequence ATGAAGAATTACGATTTGGAAAAACGTCGCCTCGTGCTTAGTGCGGTTGCAATAGGTATCGTGGTGATATACATCATACGTCTTTTTGCTCTTCAGATAGCCAGTGACGACTATCGGAAGAGTGCAGACTCTAATGCTTTTTTGAAGAAAATTGAGTTCCCGTCACGTGGAAGTATCACGGACAGGAAGGGCAAGCTGTTGGTTTATAACCAGCCGGCTTATGACATCATGGTCGTAACCAACGAGATGGCTGGGCATCTTGACACGCTTGAGTTCTGCAAGGCTCTGAACATAACCAAGGCTGACTTCATCAACCGAATGGTCAATCTCAAGGACAGGAACAAGAATCCAGGTTATTCCCGGTTTACACAACAGCTATTCCTGAGCCAGTTGAGCGACAAGGATTTCAGTGCTTTCCAGGAGAAACTCTATCGTTTTCCTGGCTTTTATATACAGAAACGAAGTGTCCGCCAGTATCAGCGACCTATCGCAGCACATGTCCTTGGAGATGTGGCTGAGGTGAGTCAGAGCGATGTTGAGGAGGATGACTACTATCAGCCGGGTGATTATATCGGAAAGATGGGCGTTGAGCGTGAGTATGAGAAGGACTTGCGTGGGGTAAAGGGCGTGCAGATTCTTCTGCGTGATGCCCACGGACAGATACAGGGTCGCTACCAGAATGGTAAGTATGACCAGCGTCCACATCCCGGACGTGACGTCCAGCTCGGTATTGATGCCGACCTTCAGGAACTTGGTGAACGGTTGATGGAAGGTAAACTCGGTGCGGTCGTTGCCATCGAACCTAAGACAGGACAGGTTCTGGCGATGGTTTCTTCACCTACTTTCGACCCCCGCTCCATGATTGGAAAGATGCGTGGGAAGTACCAGCATGACATGACGCTTGACCCAGCCAAGCCTTTGCTCAATCGTGCCATTATGGGACAGTACCCTCCGGGTTCAACCTTCAAGACAGGACAGGCTGTAACTTATTACACTGAAGGAATAGTCTCTGACTCTACGCGTTACCCCTGTCATCATGGATTCAACTTCAAGGGGCTTCATGTAGGTTGTCACTCACATGGCGCTCCTATCGCCCTGGTGCCATCAATCAGTACCTCTTGTAACAGTTACTTCTGTTGGGGACTTTATCACATGCTTTCCAATCGTAAGAAGTATAAGACTTTGGAGGATGCGATGGACGTATGGCGTGACTACATGGTGTCAATGGGATTTGGTTATAAACTGGGTATTGACCTGCCAGGCGAGAAGCGTGGTATGATTCCAAATGCAAAGTTCTATGACAATGCTTTCAAGAAATGGAACCCGTTATCGGTCATTTCCATTTCTATCGGACAGGGTGAGGTGAACCTTACACCGTTGCAGATTGCCAACCTCGGTGCTACGATTGCCAATCGTGGTTATTATATAACACCGCATGTGGTGCGTCATGTTCAGGGAAAGAAACTCGATAAGAAGTATCTGGAGCAGCACCGTACAAAGGGAAGTGTCAGGTCTTATCAGGAGGTTGTAGCCGGTATGGTGTCGTCAGTGCGTGGTGGAACATGTGCGCATGCTGTACACCCAGGTTATTCACTGGCTGGTAAGACGGGTACAGCACAGAACCGCGGTAAGGACCACTCTGTGTTTATGGGCTTCGCTCCTGTCGATACTCCCAAGATTGCCATTGCCGTCTATGTTGAGAACGGTGGTTTTGGTGCTGAATTTGGTGTGCCTATCGGCTCGTTGATGATAGAGCAGTATATCAATGGAATGCTGACAGATGGCGACGCTGCCAGGGCTACAGCCATTCAGAAACGCCATATTTCTTATCCGTTCAAGCGTCCGATGTCTCGCACAGACTCCCTCCGTCTCGATTCTATCAAGCGTGTGAATATCATCAGAGACTCGCTGAAGAAGGTCAGAGAGAAGCAGGACCAGGCTGAAGCTGAGCGTGTGAAGGAGGCGCAGGCAAGGAAGGATGCTGAAGAAAAGGAAAAGAAGAGGCAGCCTCAGAACGAGCCTGCCATCCGTGTGGAACCGGAGAAACTAATCAAGCCGGAGAAGAAAGCAAAGGATAAGGGAGGCGACAAGAAGGAAAAAGAGAAAGAAAAGAACAAAGATACACGTAAGGAAAATAAAGAAAAACCTAAGGTTAAGGAAAAACCTAAGGAGCAGCCTAAGGGCAAACCAAAGGAACAACCCAAAGCAAAGCCTAAAGAGCAGGTGAAGGAAAAGCCCAAGGAGCAACCAAAGGTTAAACCTAAGGAGCAAGTAAAAAATAAACCAAAGGAACAACCCAAAGAGAAATCAAAGGTTCAAACAAAAGACAAACAAAAAAGCAAGGAGACAGTAAAGCGTGCCAAGTAA
- the mreD gene encoding rod shape-determining protein MreD — MNVDFLKRLLWFAVLTVAQVFVLNHIHLFAVATPLLYVYFILLFPRNYPQWAILLWGFVMGLIIDTFSNTPGVAAGSLTLLAALQPFVLQPFIPRDSSENFQAGMDTLSIPQYTWYAAILTLTYNVVFFSLEMFSFFNVLEWLQCVGGSSLLTFILILVVENVRRR; from the coding sequence ATGAATGTAGATTTTCTTAAACGTTTGCTTTGGTTTGCTGTCTTGACAGTAGCACAGGTGTTTGTACTCAATCACATCCATCTGTTTGCTGTTGCCACGCCATTGCTTTATGTCTATTTCATTCTTCTCTTCCCTCGTAACTATCCCCAGTGGGCTATTCTGTTATGGGGCTTTGTGATGGGGCTTATCATTGATACTTTCTCAAATACGCCGGGTGTGGCTGCCGGTTCACTGACATTGTTAGCAGCCTTGCAGCCTTTCGTGCTGCAACCTTTCATTCCCCGTGACAGCAGTGAGAACTTTCAGGCGGGTATGGATACACTCAGCATACCGCAATACACGTGGTATGCGGCAATTCTTACTCTGACATACAATGTGGTTTTCTTCTCCTTGGAGATGTTCAGCTTCTTCAATGTGTTGGAATGGCTGCAGTGTGTCGGTGGTAGTTCGTTGCTCACGTTCATTCTCATTCTTGTTGTTGAGAACGTAAGGAGGCGATAG
- the mreC gene encoding rod shape-determining protein MreC produces the protein MHNLTEFLAKYKHWFLFVALEVLSMVLLFRFNDYQGSVWFTSANYVAGSVYEASSKVTSYLTMGEVNEELTKRNLELERQVKELSAQLYDKTKDSTFLHKGQYRFFSKFRLIQAKVVANSLDKPDNFITINKGTWDGVRKDMGVACGNGVVGIVYMAGIHYAVVIPVLNSKSNISCSIQGRDYFGYLHWNGGASDVAYLDDVPRHAKFKLGDRVVTSGYSSVFPAGVLVGKIKHVYNSEDGLSYRLQIKLSTDFGNLRDVCVIDDASIREQRQVIKAAQDSIKPLESPMVNRGQ, from the coding sequence ATGCACAATCTGACAGAGTTCCTTGCTAAATACAAGCATTGGTTCTTGTTCGTTGCCCTGGAAGTCTTGAGTATGGTTCTTCTGTTCCGATTCAATGACTATCAGGGCAGTGTGTGGTTCACATCTGCGAACTATGTTGCTGGATCGGTGTATGAGGCAAGCTCAAAGGTTACATCTTATCTGACAATGGGTGAGGTGAATGAGGAGCTGACCAAGCGCAATCTTGAACTGGAACGTCAGGTGAAAGAATTGTCAGCACAGCTGTATGACAAGACAAAGGATTCAACTTTCCTTCATAAGGGGCAGTATCGTTTCTTTTCAAAGTTCCGTTTGATACAGGCAAAGGTCGTTGCCAACTCGCTCGACAAGCCTGATAACTTTATTACAATCAATAAGGGAACGTGGGATGGAGTGCGGAAAGATATGGGTGTAGCCTGCGGTAATGGTGTTGTCGGTATTGTTTATATGGCTGGCATCCACTATGCTGTGGTTATCCCGGTACTGAACTCGAAGTCGAATATCAGTTGCTCTATTCAGGGACGTGATTACTTCGGTTATCTCCACTGGAACGGTGGTGCGAGTGATGTGGCTTATCTTGATGATGTTCCCCGTCATGCCAAGTTCAAGTTAGGCGACCGAGTTGTGACGAGTGGTTACTCTTCTGTGTTCCCCGCAGGAGTGTTGGTTGGTAAGATCAAGCACGTATATAACTCAGAGGATGGTCTCTCTTATCGTCTGCAGATAAAACTCTCAACTGACTTCGGCAACCTTCGTGATGTCTGTGTTATTGACGATGCTTCCATCAGAGAGCAGCGACAGGTTATCAAGGCGGCGCAGGATTCTATTAAACCACTTGAAAGTCCGATGGTTAACAGAGGACAGTAA
- a CDS encoding rod shape-determining protein, producing the protein MGLFSFIQEIAMDLGTANTIIISDDKIVVDEPSVVALDRRTDKMIAVGGDAKMMYEKEHPNIRTIRPLRDGVIADFTACEQMMRGLIKMVHSGNRFFSPSLRMVIGVPSGSTEVELRAVRDSAEHADGRDVYLIFEPMAAALGMGLDVEAPEGNMIVDIGGGSTEIAVISLGGIVCNNSIRVAGDDLTADIQEYMSRQHNVKVSERMAERIKLHVGSALTDLGEEAPEDYIVHGPNRITALPMEVPVCYQEIAHCLDKTVAKIENAVLSALENTPPELYADIVKNGIYLSGGGALLRGIDKRLTDKINIPFHIAEDPLHSVAKGAGIALKNVDRFSFLMR; encoded by the coding sequence ATGGGATTATTTTCATTTATCCAGGAAATTGCTATGGATCTGGGAACGGCAAACACGATTATTATCAGTGATGATAAGATTGTTGTTGATGAGCCGTCAGTAGTAGCACTGGACCGTCGCACGGACAAGATGATTGCCGTGGGTGGTGATGCAAAGATGATGTACGAGAAGGAACATCCCAATATTCGTACAATCCGCCCTTTGCGCGACGGAGTTATCGCTGACTTTACAGCTTGTGAGCAGATGATGCGTGGACTTATCAAGATGGTTCACAGCGGTAATCGCTTCTTCTCTCCTTCACTGCGTATGGTAATCGGCGTTCCATCTGGTTCTACTGAGGTTGAGCTTCGTGCTGTTCGTGACTCAGCAGAGCATGCTGATGGTCGTGACGTCTATCTTATCTTCGAGCCAATGGCAGCTGCTCTTGGTATGGGTCTTGATGTAGAGGCTCCGGAAGGTAACATGATTGTTGATATCGGTGGTGGTAGCACTGAGATTGCTGTGATTTCTCTGGGTGGTATCGTATGCAATAACTCTATCCGTGTTGCAGGTGATGACCTCACTGCGGATATTCAGGAATATATGAGCCGTCAGCACAATGTAAAGGTCAGCGAGCGTATGGCTGAGCGTATCAAGCTCCATGTTGGTTCGGCATTGACTGATCTTGGTGAGGAAGCACCAGAGGATTACATTGTACATGGTCCTAACCGTATAACAGCTCTCCCTATGGAGGTGCCTGTATGCTATCAGGAGATTGCTCATTGTCTTGATAAGACTGTTGCTAAGATTGAGAATGCCGTGCTTTCTGCATTGGAGAATACTCCACCTGAGCTTTATGCAGATATTGTAAAGAATGGTATTTACCTCAGTGGTGGTGGTGCTTTGCTCCGTGGTATCGACAAGCGCCTGACTGATAAGATTAATATTCCGTTCCATATTGCCGAAGACCCATTGCACAGTGTTGCCAAGGGTGCAGGCATTGCATTGAAGAACGTAGACCGTTTCTCGTTCTTGATGAGATAA
- a CDS encoding IMP cyclohydrolase, translating into MAGTKQIKTALISVFHKDGLEDLLKKLDEEDVKFLSTGGTQEFIESLGYECQKVEDLTSYPSILGGRVKTLHPKVFGGILARRDNEGDQAQMQEYDIPFIDLVIVDLYPFEQTVASGASAEDIIEKIDIGGISLIRAGAKNFKDVVIIPSKAEYPVLLQILNTKGAQTEIEDRKMFAERAFGVSSHYDSAIHSWFAAE; encoded by the coding sequence ATGGCTGGTACAAAGCAAATTAAGACCGCCCTTATTTCGGTCTTTCACAAGGATGGACTTGAGGATCTGCTCAAGAAGTTAGACGAAGAAGATGTGAAATTCCTCAGTACAGGCGGTACACAGGAGTTCATTGAATCATTAGGATACGAATGTCAGAAGGTGGAGGACCTTACGTCTTACCCTTCTATCCTCGGCGGTCGTGTGAAAACACTACACCCAAAGGTTTTCGGAGGTATTCTTGCCCGTCGTGATAACGAAGGCGACCAGGCGCAGATGCAGGAGTATGATATTCCATTCATTGACCTCGTTATTGTAGACCTTTATCCTTTCGAGCAGACGGTTGCCAGTGGTGCCAGCGCAGAGGATATTATTGAGAAGATTGATATAGGCGGTATCTCGCTGATACGTGCCGGAGCCAAGAACTTCAAGGATGTGGTTATCATTCCAAGTAAGGCTGAATATCCTGTGCTGCTACAGATTCTCAACACAAAGGGTGCACAGACTGAAATTGAAGACCGAAAGATGTTTGCGGAGCGTGCCTTCGGTGTCAGCAGCCATTATGACAGTGCTATTCACAGCTGGTTTGCAGCAGAATAA
- the mutY gene encoding A/G-specific adenine glycosylase, translating to MDFAAILLQWFKKNGRSLPWRETNDPYAIWLSEVILQQTRITQGTSYWERFMAQWPTVNDLAAATEDEVLKAWQGLGYYSRARNLHTAAQQVVELGGFPQTFKDLKTLKGVGDYTAAAIASIAFSEPAAVVDGNVYRVLSRYYSIDTPVDSTKGKKEFQALAQSLLPTNEPADYNEAIMDFGAVQCTPTSPRCNTCPLCETCIAFREQRINELPVKSKKVKQRKRHFTYLYIEYEGKIAIHQRGAGDIWQGLWELPQAEQLTSATDNVWKTEAQPLQKGVKHLLTHQILLADFYLWHPKVHPQLPSDFIWIKRQNLDNYALPRLIEILIKEIPT from the coding sequence ATGGATTTTGCAGCAATACTACTTCAATGGTTCAAAAAAAACGGACGTTCTCTACCTTGGCGAGAAACAAATGACCCATACGCCATTTGGCTCAGTGAGGTCATCCTACAACAAACACGCATCACACAGGGAACGAGTTACTGGGAACGTTTCATGGCACAATGGCCTACTGTAAACGACCTTGCAGCTGCTACGGAAGACGAAGTGCTAAAGGCTTGGCAGGGACTGGGCTATTATTCCCGTGCAAGAAACCTTCATACTGCTGCACAGCAAGTGGTTGAATTAGGAGGATTTCCACAAACTTTCAAAGATTTAAAGACACTGAAAGGTGTGGGCGACTACACGGCTGCAGCCATTGCCTCCATCGCCTTTAGTGAACCAGCAGCCGTAGTAGATGGTAATGTCTATCGTGTTCTTTCTCGTTATTACAGCATTGACACACCTGTTGACAGTACCAAAGGGAAAAAGGAGTTTCAAGCACTTGCCCAATCACTTTTACCAACAAACGAACCAGCTGACTACAACGAAGCGATAATGGACTTTGGCGCCGTTCAGTGCACGCCCACTTCCCCACGCTGCAACACTTGTCCGCTATGCGAAACTTGCATTGCTTTCCGCGAACAGCGCATCAACGAACTGCCTGTAAAAAGCAAAAAGGTGAAACAACGTAAACGTCATTTCACCTATCTGTATATTGAATATGAAGGGAAAATAGCAATCCATCAACGTGGTGCAGGTGATATTTGGCAAGGATTGTGGGAACTTCCACAAGCAGAACAGCTTACATCAGCTACCGACAATGTGTGGAAAACAGAAGCGCAACCACTACAAAAAGGCGTGAAGCACCTACTTACCCACCAAATTCTCCTTGCAGACTTCTACCTCTGGCATCCTAAGGTGCACCCACAACTACCCTCAGATTTCATCTGGATAAAAAGGCAGAACCTTGATAACTACGCTTTACCTCGCCTAATTGAGATTCTGATAAAAGAAATCCCGACCTAA
- a CDS encoding MFS transporter: MKTEKKISPWAWIPSLYFAEGLPYIAVTVLSLQVYMQMGLSDAEVTFYTSWLYLPWVIKPLWSPFLDLVKTKRWWIVVMQMLLGAAFAGVAFTVNTSFWLQGTICFFWLLAFSSATHDVGADGFYMMGLNQHDQAFFVGIRSTFYRISMVVGKGGLIALAGFLHKKFDVQWTWSLVFYGLMALFMGLALYHRFILPRPSEDAEKTQVSAGHLLRSFGQTFISFFKKEQALTTICFLLLFRLPEALIIPISQLFLQAPKVKGGLALSEIEYGTVNGVVGVVGLLIGGIIGGMMISRDGLKRWVWPMTAAITLPNLAYVYLAYVLPDNVIAISTAVFIENFGYGFGFSAYMLFMIYFSQGEHKTSHYALCTGFMALSMMIPGLFAGALAQVVGYKWFFVIVMIVCVFPFIVAHQLRIDENFGKK, translated from the coding sequence TTGAAAACTGAAAAAAAGATAAGCCCATGGGCATGGATACCTTCACTATATTTTGCTGAAGGTCTGCCTTATATTGCCGTAACCGTATTGTCCCTTCAGGTTTATATGCAGATGGGACTGTCAGATGCCGAAGTTACTTTTTATACTTCCTGGCTTTATCTGCCTTGGGTTATCAAACCATTGTGGAGTCCGTTCCTTGACTTGGTGAAGACGAAGCGATGGTGGATTGTCGTCATGCAGATGCTCCTTGGCGCAGCCTTTGCGGGTGTGGCTTTTACTGTCAATACTTCATTCTGGCTTCAAGGTACAATCTGTTTCTTCTGGCTGCTGGCATTCAGCAGTGCCACTCACGATGTCGGTGCTGACGGGTTCTACATGATGGGACTCAACCAACACGATCAGGCATTCTTCGTGGGCATCCGCTCTACGTTCTATCGTATTTCGATGGTTGTTGGTAAGGGTGGTTTGATTGCGCTTGCAGGCTTTTTGCATAAGAAGTTTGATGTGCAATGGACGTGGTCACTGGTGTTCTATGGTCTGATGGCGCTCTTTATGGGTCTTGCTCTTTATCATCGTTTTATTCTTCCCCGTCCGTCCGAAGATGCAGAGAAGACACAGGTGTCGGCTGGTCATTTGCTTCGCAGCTTTGGTCAGACTTTTATCTCCTTCTTCAAGAAAGAACAAGCATTGACCACTATCTGCTTTCTCTTGCTCTTCCGTTTGCCAGAAGCGTTGATTATTCCTATTTCCCAACTTTTCCTTCAAGCACCGAAGGTAAAGGGAGGATTGGCTCTTTCAGAAATAGAATATGGTACGGTGAACGGTGTTGTGGGTGTCGTAGGACTCTTGATAGGTGGTATTATCGGTGGAATGATGATTAGTCGTGATGGCTTGAAGCGCTGGGTATGGCCAATGACCGCAGCTATTACATTGCCTAACTTAGCATACGTCTATTTGGCTTATGTGCTTCCTGATAATGTGATAGCAATCAGTACAGCAGTATTTATTGAGAATTTCGGTTACGGCTTTGGTTTTAGTGCTTATATGCTCTTTATGATTTATTTCAGTCAGGGAGAACACAAGACCAGTCATTATGCCCTCTGTACGGGTTTCATGGCGTTGTCAATGATGATTCCGGGACTTTTTGCAGGTGCATTGGCACAGGTAGTAGGCTATAAATGGTTCTTTGTTATCGTGATGATAGTTTGCGTCTTTCCATTCATCGTAGCTCATCAGCTGCGTATTGATGAGAACTTTGGAAAGAAGTAG
- a CDS encoding ferritin-like domain-containing protein, translating into MGLTVLAKKYTGHYTEEMEWVEKFISRINDLGGEFKIEDQKGRELVKDPEEYIKADLAIQEKGVEILYNCMAELKDDLTTYDILKAYLADEEEDLYWSQGALDLIQLIGRENWLAKQL; encoded by the coding sequence ATGGGCTTAACAGTCCTTGCAAAGAAGTACACTGGTCACTACACAGAGGAAATGGAATGGGTAGAGAAGTTCATCAGTCGTATTAATGACCTTGGGGGCGAGTTTAAAATTGAGGACCAGAAGGGAAGAGAATTGGTGAAAGATCCTGAGGAATACATCAAGGCAGACCTTGCAATTCAAGAAAAGGGTGTTGAGATTCTCTACAACTGCATGGCAGAATTGAAAGACGACCTTACAACATACGATATTTTGAAAGCATATCTTGCTGATGAAGAGGAAGACCTCTACTGGAGTCAAGGTGCCCTTGACCTCATCCAGCTCATTGGCCGTGAGAACTGGCTGGCAAAACAACTCTGA